The Lasioglossum baleicum chromosome 12, iyLasBale1, whole genome shotgun sequence genome includes a region encoding these proteins:
- the Rab35 gene encoding RAS oncogene family member Rab35, whose protein sequence is MAREYDHLFKLLIIGDSGVGKSSLLLRFADNTFNSSYITTIGVDFKIQTVEINGERVKLQIWDTAGQERFRTITSTYYRGTHGVIVVYDVTSGDSFANVKRWLHEIEQNCDVVNRVLVGNKNDSPNEKVVLTEDAQRFANQMGIQLFETSAKDNINVQEMFMAITRQVLRTKEERKEQQAIHINETVNLRKSTKQHKKKCC, encoded by the exons ATGGCCCGGGAATATGATCATTTATTTAAGCTTCTAATAATAGGAGATAGTG gTGTAGGCAAAAGTTCGTTGCTCTTAAGATTCGCTGACAATACTTTTAACAGCAGTTATATAACTACAATTGGAGTGGACTTTAAAATACAaactgtagaaataaatggtgaGAGAGTAAAGCTCCAAATTTGGGACACAGCTGGACAAGAACGATTTCGGACAATAACTTCTACTTACTATAGGGGAACACATGGTGTTATTGTTGTGTATGATGTGACTAGTGGTGATTCCTTTGCTAACGTTAAAAGATGGTTGCATGAAATCGAACAAAATTGTGATGTGGTTAACAGGGTACTTGTAGGGAATAAGAATGATTCACCGAATGAAAAAGTGGTATTAACAGAAGATGCACAAAGATTTGCTAATCAAATGGGAATTCAATTGTTTGAAACTTCTGCTAAAGACAATATTAATGTTCAAGAA ATGTTTATGGCAATAACACGGCAGGTGCTTAGGACCAAAGAAGAGAGGAAGGAACAACAAGCTATACACATCAATGAAACAGTAAACCTGAGAAAAAGCACAAAACAGCATAAAAAGAAATGTTGTTAA